Proteins encoded in a region of the Aquila chrysaetos chrysaetos chromosome 25, bAquChr1.4, whole genome shotgun sequence genome:
- the THUMPD1 gene encoding THUMP domain-containing protein 1: protein MAAAEPAARKRRPKGHFAAAAGRAKRPRGGGRQLEAGMRGILITCNMNERKCVGEAYSLLGEYGDLLYGPEQFSDHEERLSGSEREEDEDDVEAALKKEVGQIRASTEQKLRRFQSVESGANNVVFIRTQGIEPENLVHHILKDMHATKKKKTRVILRMLPISGTCKAFMEDMKKYTETFFEPWFKAPNKGTFQIVYKARNNSHMSREEVIKELAGIVGSLNPENKVDLNNPQYTIVVEIIKNVCCLSVVRDYVLFRKYNLQEVVKSNKEDALQNPSSLTEEQNSKVVKPETEEEEKSSEEVKQENKNQGETEAEPKGNNALTV, encoded by the exons ATGGCCGCGGCGGAGCCGGCGGCGCGGAAGCGGCGGCCCAAGGGGCACttcgcggcggcggcggggcgcgccaagcggccccgcggcggcgggcggcagctGGAGGCCGGCATGCGCGGCATCCTCATCACCTGCAACATGAACGAGCGCAAGTGCGTGGGGGAGGCCTACAGCCTCCTCGGCGAGTACGGGGACCTGCTCTACGGGCCCGAGCAG TTTTCAGATCACGAGGAGCGGCTGTCTGGAAGCgagagggaggaggatgaggacGACGTTGAGGCTGCCCTGAAGAAGGAGGTCGGCCAGATCCGTGCCTCGACGGAGCAGAAGCTGCGGCGGTTCCAGTCGGTGGAGAGTGGTGCCAACAACGTGGTCTTCATCAGAACCCAGGGCATAG AACCTGAGAACCTGGTGCACCATATACTAAAGGATATGCATGCcactaaaaagaagaaaacaagagttaTTCTGCGCATGCTACCCATTTCTGGAACCTGCAAGGCTTTTATGGAGGATATGAAAAAATACACGGAAACGTTTTTTGAGCCTTGGTTTAAAGCCCCTAATAAGGGTACTTTTCAGATTGTTTACAAAGCTCGTAATAACAGTCATATGAGTAGGGAAGAAGTAATTAAGGAGTTGGCAG GAATTGTGGGCAGCCTCAATCCAGAAAACAAAGTTGATCTTAATAACCCACAATACACAATTGTggtggaaataataaaaaatgtctgTTGCTTGAGTGTGGTGAGAGACTATGTTCTGTTCAGAAAATACAATCTACAGGAGGTGGTGAAGAGCAACAAAGAAGACGCACTACAAAACCCATCAAGTCTGACAGAAGAACAGAACTCGAAGGTAGTAAAACCAGAAaccgaggaggaggagaagagctCAGAAGAAGTAAAACAAGAGAACAAGAATCAAGGTGAAACAGAAGCTGAGCCCAAGGGGAACAATGCACTGACGGTGTAG